The nucleotide sequence ATCACCGCGCTCAAAGAGATCCGCAAGATGGATCCGAAGGCGTGCGTGCTCATGTGCACCGCCATGCGGCAAAGAAACATGGTGATGGAGGCGATGGGAGCGGGCGCGAGGGACTTTATCGTCAAGCCCTTCCATGAGGACAAGGTGCTCGAGTCGGTCAGCAAGCTGCTGGGATGAGGAGGGCCGACCGATGATGAGGGCGGACTACATTAACCCGTTCGTGTCCGCGTCGTTCAACGTGCTGGAGACCGTGCTCGCCCAGAAGCCGAGCAAGGGCCAGCTGGCCATGAGGCCGTCCGTCTTCACGTCGCAGCAATGCAACGTCATCACCGGGGTGGTTGGGCGCATCGAGGGTCAGGTCATCTACGGCATGAGCCTGATCACCGCCGACAAGATCGCCTCGGCGATGATCGGTCAGCCGATCCGAACGTTCGACCAGCTCGCGGCGAGCGCGATCGCCGAGCTCGGCAACATGATCACCGGCAACGCGATGGCGCTGCTCTCCGAGGCCGGCTACGTCTGCGAGATCACGCCGCCGACCATCGTGCGCGGCAGCAACGTGCGGATATCAACTCTCAGCATTCCGGCTCTCGTGATCCCGATCTGCCTGGAGCAGGGGCAGCTCGAGTTGACCGTGAGCCTCCAGGAGCGGTAGACTGATGGCTCTATCGGGGATCAGTCCGGCGACGGCGGCCGTGCAGGCCAGCCTGGTGCGCGCGGCCGAGGACAGCACGGCGCAAAGCGCGATGCTGCTGAAGAAGGCGCTCAACAGCGACAAGGACCTGGTCGCGACCCTATTGCCGCCCACGAGCGGCGTGCTCGACATCCGCGCCTGAGCGGCGCCGGCCCGCGGCCGCGCGGACGGCCGGTGAGGCGATGGACAGGAACCTGCTGGCGGCGGGGGCCGCCCGACTGGGCGTGCCGCTCGATGCGGTCCAGCTTGAGCAGATGGCGGCGTTCGTTGCCCTCCTCTACGAATGGAACGCGCGCCTGAACCTGACGCGCGTTCCCCGCGAGGAGGTCGTCGCGCGCCATCTGCTGGATTCCCTCGCCGTCTGCGCGGTCGCCGGCTCGCCTGCGCCCCGCACGCTCATCGACCTCGGCACAGGCGCCGGCCTGCCGGGCGTCCCGCTCGCGGTGGCCTGGCCGGCTTGCCGCGTCACGCTCCTGGACTCCACCCGCAAGCGCCTCGACTTCGTCGATGCCGCCCTGCGCACTCTGCGCCTTCCGCATGCGCGAACGGTGCACGCGCGCGCGGAAGAGGCCGCCCGCACACCCCAGCACCGCGAGCGCTACGACCTTGTGGTGGCGCGTGCCGTCGCCCCGATGCCGCTCCTGGCCGGGCTCCTCCTGCCGTTCGCGCGCATCGGCGGGGCGGCCGTCGCGCTCAAGAGCAGCGGGGCCGATACCGAGATCCAGGGCGCGCGCGACCGGATCGGCGCTCTTGGCGGCACTCTGGAGCGCGTCGTCGAGGTGCCCATCCCCGGCGCTGACGTCAGGCGGCTCCTGGCCGTGCTGCGCAAGGAGCGGCCTACGCCGGGCCCGGCAAGGGCCCGACCCGCCGCCAGGCGAGCCGCGCGCCGCGCGTGAGGTAGACCTCTGCCCGCCCCCTGCAGGTGTGGTACCATACTGCCGTCATGGACCCGACCTTCCGGCCCTCACCGGCCGCTAACGCCAAGGTGACGGCCGCCCGCCTGTCGATCGTCTCGAACTCGGCACTTGTCGCGTTGAAGCTTGTCGCCGGCCTGCTCGGTGGGTCGGTGAGCGTGTTGTCGGAGGCGGCGCACTCGGCCACCGATCTGCTGGCGTCCGTGATCGCCTTCTTCTCCGTTCGCGTGTCGGACCTTCCAGCCGACAGCCACCACCCGTATGGCCACGGAAAGGCCGAGGCCCTGTCCGGCCTGGCGGAGGCCGTGCTCATCTTCGCCGCCGCCGCTTACATCGTCGTCGAGGGGGTGCGCCGCCTGATGGGGCACGGCAAGACGCCCGACGTCGACCTTGGCATCGCGGTGATGCTCGTTTCGGTCGTCGCCAACGTGATCGTCTCGCGCCACCTCTTCCAGGTGGCGCGCGAGCGCGACTCGCTGGCGCTGGAGGCCGACGCCGAGCATCTGCGGACCGACGTCTACACCTCGGCCGGCGTGCTGGTCGGGCTGGGCCTCGTCCGGCTGACAGGCTGGGTGCCCCTGGACGCTATCGTCGCCATTGTGGTGGCGATGGTGATCGTTCATGCCGCGTGGCGCCTCACCAGGGCGTCGGTCCTGCTTCTCATGGACGCGCAGCTCCCCGACGATGACACCGCGCTCGTGCGGCGTGTTTTCGACGCCGAGCCCGCCGTGCTCTCCTACCACAAGCTCCGCACGCGCAAGTCGGGCTCGGCCCGGCTGATCGACGCCCACGTGCAGCTCGACGACCGCCTGACGCTCGTGGAGGCGCATGCGCTCACCGAGCAGCTCGAGGATCGCATACGCGCCGACCTGCCCTTCGCCGAGGTGACGCTCCACACGGAGCCCTACCACGAGGAGTTGCGTCATCAGCATGAGCGCCACGGAGGCCCGCCGCCGGATGGCCTGAAGCACGCCTGACTCGAGCGCCGGTTGCCCTTCGGTTGACGTATGGCGGGACATGGGATACCATAGCTGCCAGTCCAACTCCGCGGTCTCGAAAGGAGATCCTACGCTGATGAGGTGCACGCAGCGGGCGACCGCCACCGCGCTGCTCGCCACGCTGATTCTGATTGCGGGCGCGGCCGGCCCGGCGCACGCCCAGAAGGCAGCGCGCAAGGCGAAAGCCAGACCCGCCCCGGCCGGCTCCGAGGTTGTGGCCACGGTGAACGGCCAGAAGATCACCCGTGCCATGGTCGTCGATGACCTTCTGGCCGATCAGGATGCGCGCATTCGGGCCACGGAGCCGCGCTTCGCCGATCGACAGCGCCCCGTCGCCGCCGCGATCGGGGCCCTCGTGCTCCGGCGCCTGCAGGCCGGTGGCGGCAAGGCCGTCACGGTAACGCGGCCCGAGATCGTGGCCTGGCTGTTCCAGGACAAGCCCTCCGTCCTGTTGGAAGCCGTCCAGAACAAGATCCGCGAGGTCTCCATCGCCCAGGCCGCGCGCGCGCAGGGTCTGAAGGTTGCCGACGCCGAGGTGAAGGCGAAGGTAGCGAAGGCCATCAACAACGCGCGCCAGCAGCTTCACCTGACCGGGCAGAGCGACGCGAAGGTCCTCGCTGCGCTTGGCTACCGCGCCGAGGCCATCCGCGAGGCTGTGGTCACGAACGTCTATGTCGAGCAGATGGTTCAGCGCGACCTGACGAAGAAGCTCGGCCACCCGGTTGGACCGGCCGACTTCCTGGAGGCGCACCACATCCTGATCCGGCCCGTGGCCACGCAGACGCCGGCTAGCGCGGGCGCGGCCGGCCAACCGGCTCCCGCTCCCGACCCGCAGGACCAGGAGAAGGGGTTTGCCGACGCGCGGACCAAGATCGATGCGGTCGCCGAGGAGGTGAAGACCGGGAAGAAGACGTTCGAGAAAGCTGCCACCGAGTCGAGCGACGACGGCAGCAAGTTCCAGGAGGGGCGGCTGGGCGTCTTTATGCGCGGCCAGATGGTGCCCGAGTTCGAGAAGGCGGCCTTCGCACTGAAGCCGGGGGAAGTGAGCGCCCCCGTTCGCACGCAGTTCGGCTGGCACCTGATCCGCGTTGACCGCGTGGGCAAGGACATCCCGGCGGCGGAGCGCGAGTCCTCGCTGCAGAACTACATCCGCGGCCGCGCGCAGGCGCTCGTTCAGAGCCTCGTGGCGAAGGCGGACGTGCACAACACGCTGCCGCCGCCGATGCCCGCGGCGCCCGCGGGCATGCAGGGAGGCTAGTCACTCCTGGCGAGGCTCGCCGCCTCCCTCACGCGATGCAGCGGGCCCGGGTGACCTCACCCTGGCCCGCTCGCGCGTATGGGGCGGGCCGCACTCGTGCCCCTCCTGCGCCCGCGCCTCGATCTCCGCAACCGCCCCCCGCGCGTCGGCAGCGGTGAAGTCGGCCCCGCCCGTCGCGACGAGGTCGGCGCTCTCGTTCACGTGGCGCCCCCCCAGCCCGATGCGGAATCGGGGCGCCCCCGGCCGCTCGCGGCGCGAGCTCAGGACCGCGAGCAGGCGGCGCGTTTGGGTCGCGTGCTCGGCCAGCGCACACGAGATGAGCACCACCTCCGGGCGCACTTGTTCCACCATGTCGGCGAAGTCCGCCTCCGGCACGTCGGCACCCAGGCACAGTGGGCACCACCCGCGCGCCCGCAGGGACTCCGCGATCATGCGGATGCCGACGACGTGCCGGTTGCCCGCGACACAGCCGAGCAGCGCCCGGCGGCCGTGGCGGACCCCCGGCTGATGGAAATGGGATACGCGCGCAACGAGGCGCTCGACCATGCCGGTCGCCAGATGCTCCTCCGCCACCGAGATCCGCCCCTCTACCTCCAACTCGCCGACCGCCTCCAGGCAGCGCTGGAAGACGCCGACGTAGAGGTCCTCGAGGCAGACGCGCCGGGTGAGGCACTCGCCGACGATCGCGTCCGCCTCCTCGTCATCGCCCTCAACGAGCGCGCGGCGCAGACGATCGCTCCAGCGGCGCAACTCGGCGCGCCCGGCGGGGCGCTCGGGCCGGGGACGGCTGCCGGAGAGGGCGGTGCGCAGCAGCGAGGCGACGATCGGGTCCGAGAGGGTGTAGAGCACGTAGCGGCCGGAGCGCTGGGCGATGACGATACCACGCTCGCGCATGCGGGCGAGATGGTTGGAGACGTTTGGCTGCTTGAGGCCGGTGAGCGCGACCAGACGCTTAACAGTCTTTGTGCCCGAGAGCAGACTCTCGAGGATGGCTCTCCTCGAGGCGTCCGCCAGATCGTCAAGAACCGGATGACAGCCTTCGGGTGGCATCTTCCCGCCGATTCGGGCCCGTTCCCGGGAAGGGCAACGCCGCTGTCACCGGGCCCGTCACCTGTTCGTATGCCGCCTTATATCATGGATCGTATCACCTGTCAATAATATGTTATCCTCGCGAAACATTTCCGCCCGGCCGATTAGCCTGGCGCGCTGAACGGGGCCAGCCGGCCCGCGAGGTCGCGCGTCACGTCGGCGCGCACTCGGATGCCGTCCGAGCCATAGTCGGCGTGCAGGACGCGGCCGTACTCGTAGCATTGCGACACCAGGTCGCTGCGAGTGTACGGAACGAGGATCTCCACATGGACGAGCAGCGAGCGGACGGTGTCCACGACGCGGTCCATCAGATGGTTCAGCCCGTCGGCCGTACGCGCCGACACGTAACACGAGTTGGGAGTTGCGGCCACCGCCTCGCGCAGCGCGTAGTGGTCGCGCGCGAGGTCCGACTTGTTGAACACCGTGATGATGGGCTTGCCGCCCGCCCCGAGCTCGTCCAGCGTCTCCGCGACGGCCGCGCGCTGGATGTCGCGCTGTGGGTGGCTGGCGTCGACCACGTGAATGAGGAAGTCCGTCTCGTTAACCTCCTCGAGCGTGGCGCGGAAGGCGGCGATCAGGTCGTGCGGCAGATTGCGGATGAAGCCGACGGTGTCGGTGAGGAGCAGCGCCCAGCCGTCGGGCAACACAACCCGGCGAGTGGTGGGGTCCAGCGTGGCGAACAGGCGAGCGTCGGCGTAGACGCTGGCTCCGGAGAGCGTGTTGAGCAGCGTCGACTTGCCCGCGCTCGTATAGCCGACGAGCGCCGCCGTGGGAAACGGGAGCCGGCGGCGCAGGCTGCGCTGCTGGTGCCGCTGGCTCCGCACCTCGGCAAGCTCCTCCTCAAGGTCTGAGATACGCTCCCGCACCTTGCGCCGGTCGGTCTCCAGCTTGGTCTCGCCCGCGCCGCCGCGGACGCCGATGCCGCCTTGCTGTCGCTCGAACCGGGTGTAGAGGTTCATCAGGCGCGGCAGCAGGTAGCTGAGCTGAGCGAGCTCAACCTGCAGCTTGCCCTCGCGAGTGTGAGCGCGCTGGCCGAAGATGTCCAGGATGAGCTGCGTACGATCGATGACGCGCACCTGCACGGCCTCCTGCAGGTTGCGCTGTTGCACGGGCGAAAGCTCAGTGTCCACGACGACGAACGTTGCGTCCGAGTCCGCCGCCGCCGCCGCGATCTCCTCGGCCTTGCCCTTGCCCACATAGTAGGCCGGATCGGGCTGCGGGCGATGCTGGTGCATGTCCGCCACCACGTTGGCCCCGGCAGTCTGCGCGAGCGACCGCAGTTCCTCGATCGCGTAGTCCTCGGCGCCCTCGTCGGTCTCAACGCA is from Chthonomonadales bacterium and encodes:
- a CDS encoding cation transporter, with translation MDPTFRPSPAANAKVTAARLSIVSNSALVALKLVAGLLGGSVSVLSEAAHSATDLLASVIAFFSVRVSDLPADSHHPYGHGKAEALSGLAEAVLIFAAAAYIVVEGVRRLMGHGKTPDVDLGIAVMLVSVVANVIVSRHLFQVARERDSLALEADAEHLRTDVYTSAGVLVGLGLVRLTGWVPLDAIVAIVVAMVIVHAAWRLTRASVLLLMDAQLPDDDTALVRRVFDAEPAVLSYHKLRTRKSGSARLIDAHVQLDDRLTLVEAHALTEQLEDRIRADLPFAEVTLHTEPYHEELRHQHERHGGPPPDGLKHA
- a CDS encoding chemotaxis protein CheX: MMRADYINPFVSASFNVLETVLAQKPSKGQLAMRPSVFTSQQCNVITGVVGRIEGQVIYGMSLITADKIASAMIGQPIRTFDQLAASAIAELGNMITGNAMALLSEAGYVCEITPPTIVRGSNVRISTLSIPALVIPICLEQGQLELTVSLQER
- a CDS encoding metalloregulator ArsR/SmtB family transcription factor yields the protein MPPEGCHPVLDDLADASRRAILESLLSGTKTVKRLVALTGLKQPNVSNHLARMRERGIVIAQRSGRYVLYTLSDPIVASLLRTALSGSRPRPERPAGRAELRRWSDRLRRALVEGDDEEADAIVGECLTRRVCLEDLYVGVFQRCLEAVGELEVEGRISVAEEHLATGMVERLVARVSHFHQPGVRHGRRALLGCVAGNRHVVGIRMIAESLRARGWCPLCLGADVPEADFADMVEQVRPEVVLISCALAEHATQTRRLLAVLSSRRERPGAPRFRIGLGGRHVNESADLVATGGADFTAADARGAVAEIEARAQEGHECGPPHTRERARVRSPGPAASREGGGEPRQE
- the rsmG gene encoding 16S rRNA (guanine(527)-N(7))-methyltransferase RsmG, encoding MDRNLLAAGAARLGVPLDAVQLEQMAAFVALLYEWNARLNLTRVPREEVVARHLLDSLAVCAVAGSPAPRTLIDLGTGAGLPGVPLAVAWPACRVTLLDSTRKRLDFVDAALRTLRLPHARTVHARAEEAARTPQHRERYDLVVARAVAPMPLLAGLLLPFARIGGAAVALKSSGADTEIQGARDRIGALGGTLERVVEVPIPGADVRRLLAVLRKERPTPGPARARPAARRAARRA
- the hflX gene encoding GTPase HflX gives rise to the protein MHDVESAERAVIVCVETDEGAEDYAIEELRSLAQTAGANVVADMHQHRPQPDPAYYVGKGKAEEIAAAAADSDATFVVVDTELSPVQQRNLQEAVQVRVIDRTQLILDIFGQRAHTREGKLQVELAQLSYLLPRLMNLYTRFERQQGGIGVRGGAGETKLETDRRKVRERISDLEEELAEVRSQRHQQRSLRRRLPFPTAALVGYTSAGKSTLLNTLSGASVYADARLFATLDPTTRRVVLPDGWALLLTDTVGFIRNLPHDLIAAFRATLEEVNETDFLIHVVDASHPQRDIQRAAVAETLDELGAGGKPIITVFNKSDLARDHYALREAVAATPNSCYVSARTADGLNHLMDRVVDTVRSLLVHVEILVPYTRSDLVSQCYEYGRVLHADYGSDGIRVRADVTRDLAGRLAPFSAPG
- a CDS encoding peptidylprolyl isomerase, producing MRCTQRATATALLATLILIAGAAGPAHAQKAARKAKARPAPAGSEVVATVNGQKITRAMVVDDLLADQDARIRATEPRFADRQRPVAAAIGALVLRRLQAGGGKAVTVTRPEIVAWLFQDKPSVLLEAVQNKIREVSIAQAARAQGLKVADAEVKAKVAKAINNARQQLHLTGQSDAKVLAALGYRAEAIREAVVTNVYVEQMVQRDLTKKLGHPVGPADFLEAHHILIRPVATQTPASAGAAGQPAPAPDPQDQEKGFADARTKIDAVAEEVKTGKKTFEKAATESSDDGSKFQEGRLGVFMRGQMVPEFEKAAFALKPGEVSAPVRTQFGWHLIRVDRVGKDIPAAERESSLQNYIRGRAQALVQSLVAKADVHNTLPPPMPAAPAGMQGG